Below is a genomic region from Brassica oleracea var. oleracea cultivar TO1000 chromosome C9, BOL, whole genome shotgun sequence.
TTTTTTATATTTAATTAGTTGTTTTTACATCAAATGGTTATTCTATTATTTAAACTTAAGAAGGTATATGATTAGTAATTTATTTCTATTAGTTGTGAAATTTGGTACATGATGGATGATCCCCTCAATTTTCATAATGATACAAAAAATTAACAGAAGAAAAAAATCTATGAAGAGAGATAGTAGATACTATTAGATTTAAAAAAAAAAACAAATATTAAATGGAAGAATCCAAAGGAACATCATATCCGAGTAACATAGAGTAGTCATCCCATTCATTATTATTCTCATCGCCATTAGTCATATCCTTAGGCATTCTCCAGCTCTTTGCAACCTCAGCCTCATTCCCATTTGTGAGCAATTCTAATACCTTAATTACACGATACAAAATCACAAAACCAAATCCATTTAAATCCACTTTTTGGATCGTTTGGCCCCTAATATATAAGATTTGATATTAAATATGCATGTAACCAACCTGAGTCATGGTTGGTCGTAATATCGGTGATTGTTGGACACAATGTGAGGCTGTAAGGACAAGCCTATTCATCTGCTGATCATCATACTTTTCTTGCAGTTTCGGATCAACCAACTCTCTTGTGTTACCTGTCTCCAACGCCGGCTTGGCCTGTTAGTGATAAAAAGTCAACAATGAAATCTGTAAGTCAACGACAGAGTTATGTTTCTTGTCTTCCAAGGCAAGTAAGTAAGTATGAGTAGAATCATACCCATAAGAGAATGTGATTATGAGAGGGATTCACCGGCCTTCGTCCACTTATGATTTCAAGAAGGAGAATACCAAATGCGTAGATATCAGTTTTCTCGTCTACGGTTCCTTGCATTAAGGACTCTGGTGCTAGATAACCGAACGTTCCTTCAACAGGTATAACCGCATGGTGAGTCCATTTGTTAGGCAGCCATTTCGCCAATCCAAAATCAGTTATCTGCTCAACCATAATCACATCCAGTTTTCACACACACACACATATATATATATATATATATATATATATACCAAAACCGAGTTGCTTGCATGACAAGAAAGCTCACCTGCGGTTCAAAATCAGGTCCAAGTAAAACGTTGGAAGATTTGATATCACGGTGAATGATCCGATGGTTGCAGCGTTTGTGAAGATAATGAAGCCCTCTAGCAACTCCAACTGCAATCTTGTACCGTATAGGCCAATCCAACGACCCGTTTTCCTTCTCTGTTCCGATTAATTATTCAATGTTAAAACTAATAGTCTTTAGAATATGATGATAATTTAATTACAACATGAAAGTTATATGAAGTTAGATTACCGTGTAAGGCGGAGTACAAGTTTCCGTTCTCAGAGAACCTGAAGACAAGATAGAGACCTCTCTCAACACAACAACCTAAGAGAAGGGCAGTGTTGGGATGAGAGACATGACTTATGATTCCGAGTTCCGTAAGGAACTCTTTTTCCTTGATCATGTCACCACTCTCTTTCGTTAATCTCTTCACTGCGATTCTTCTCCCATCACATAGATCTCCTCTGTACACTTCAGAGTATCCTCCTATACCTACTATGTTCTCTACAATTCAGCCAAACGCATAGATTATGTTATTTTACTTATTTTGCTACAAAAAAAAAAGTTTCAACCTCTTTTTTTTTTTTTTTTTTTTTTTTTTTTTTTTTAGTTTCAACCTCTTTTGTCATGGGTTGATGCATTTGCTCCAAAAATTTTAAATTTTTTGGTCCCTTAAATATGCACCTTGATCAAAATCTTTTGTGGCTTTAGAGATCTCGTTGTAAGTAAAGCATTGGATTAGAGGTTTAGGGTTGTTCTTAGTCTCGTTTCTTCTCCATTTCCTCAAAGGAGAGTTCATGATAAGTGAAGATATTAATCTATAGGGAGACATCGGCCTATGTTTGGGTTTGTCTGAAGGAGAAGCGACGCTAGAAGAAACCATTGAACTGATGAAACTTGAAGCATCATCGCCTGAGGAGCTAATCAGATCTCTTGATAGAATGCTTAGTACGCTGCGCGGTGAATACTTCTCACTCTTTATGTCTGATAATAACATAGTTGTTAGTCTTTGCATCCTATGAATAAATCTTAGTACCAAACATAAACGAAATATTATTATAATCTAACCTCGAGAAATATCAGAGTCAGAGTAGCAATCTTTATGCTGTTTTCTTGGGTTTCCGACAAAAACAATAGAGCAACTTGACGGAGCAAAGTCCGAGACATACCTTGTGATCTCATTCCATATCCTAAATCAAGAAAAACAGAAACGAGTTATTACTACAACTACAAGGTTGTGAATTGGAACCATGAGTTTCTAAACTTAACCGGAAAATGTCCGGTTCATTACCTGAATGCGTGACTGGTTGGTCGGGAAAGAACAAGATAGTGAGCAGAAATTGACTTGACTTCATTGATTAGTCCTCTTCCGATTTTTGAGCAAAACCCTACCTTGGCTTCCAAGTTCACCTATTAATTAGGAAAAATAAATTTTGATTTGACCAGAAAAAGAAGAAGAATATACCCGTTTGTAATATATATTGCTAACGTTGTGATATCATAATTAAGTAATTAACGTTGTTCAAAACCGATGTTTTTAACTTTATAAATTTTCTAAAGGATTTGAAGTTTCAGTTCTCTGAATTTTGAAAATTATAACGTAATCCGGGTTTTGTTTATGGTAAGTCTATCCAAATACGGTTTGTTTCGGTTTAAAATCCTTTTATGCGCCAAATAAGGAAAATAAATAAAATTTGGTCGTACTTGGTTTTGGCAACAAGTGTAAGCGAACTCTCCAAGCATGGAGATAACATGAGCTTTGGCACGGCGAATCTGAATCCTCTTCTTCTTTTTCATCGGAATCTTTTTTGGCTCTTCACCAACTGCAACAAGGACAATAGTTTACACGTTATTAGGAGGTGAAAAAAAAAAACAGAGGAAACCAGGTATATACACACTTACCAAGAAGATGAAGAGCAACAATTGTATCATTTGGTTTAGCAAGAACATTGATGGCCCAAGATAGAGCGTTTTGGCTCTCGTCGCGATCCAACGAGATTGCCACAAGGATCTTGTTACTACCCTCTTCTGAAGAAGTTATCATTTGTATTTGTTACTTTGTCTCGCTCTAGTAAAGGTTGGAATATTTGAGAACACAATGATTCTTTTATACGCTTGAAGAAGAACAAAATGTTTTCTTTCTTGAGGAGATAGTAAGAAAAACATAGTCGTTTCGAGATTAATAAAGAGTGTGGAAAAGAGATGATCATTGCATGAGATAATCATTAGCTGTCTATATGAGTCTTGACGAAGAAGCATAAAGCGCAATAAGCCCAATGATATTTTAATCAACTTATATTTAGTTATTTATTGGCATAAAAGATGCTAAAAAGGAAAGTTTAATTAGGGTTGAGGGTTAAAAATAATTTATTTTAGTGGGTCATTTTCTGTATTTTAATTTAGATTCTTAATTTGGAGTTTGTTCAAAAAATAGTAATTTGGAGTTAAAATTTGATATGATGCTTGTCTAGTTGTTTTCAAAATAGTTTAGAGTTCAGTCATGAATGTGATTGATGTAATAAGAGTGGCTTGTTAGAGTATTTCTTAAGAAGCCATTAATTAATATATTAAGAGAAATTAAATGTTTTGAACAAAGCATAAAATAAACTAAAATATCATAAACGGTTTACAAACTTGGAAAAAAAATTTATAGGTCAGAAAAATCAACAGAATGTTAATCTAAACTATACCGTTAGGGTAAGTCACTAATCAAATTAATTCTAGTCTAAAGCTAAAAACATATATATGCTTTAATAATATGTATTATATAAACAATATGTAGATTATTAGAGACAATGATGGACTCTGAAGTGAATGTGGTTGGATGATTTGTGATGTAAGCAAAGGTGAAGTGGCAAAAGGATGTTTCTTGTTCTTGGTTCTCAGTGGTCTCATCTCATGCTATTGATTCTGTCTTCCTGACAAAGCCATTGTTGCTCTTTGGC
It encodes:
- the LOC106316439 gene encoding probable receptor-like serine/threonine-protein kinase At5g57670 — translated: MITSSEEGSNKILVAISLDRDESQNALSWAINVLAKPNDTIVALHLLVGEEPKKIPMKKKKRIQIRRAKAHVISMLGEFAYTCCQNQVNLEAKVGFCSKIGRGLINEVKSISAHYLVLSRPTSHAFRIWNEITRYVSDFAPSSCSIVFVGNPRKQHKDCYSDSDISRDIKSEKYSPRSVLSILSRDLISSSGDDASSFISSMVSSSVASPSDKPKHRPMSPYRLISSLIMNSPLRKWRRNETKNNPKPLIQCFTYNEISKATKDFDQENIVGIGGYSEVYRGDLCDGRRIAVKRLTKESGDMIKEKEFLTELGIISHVSHPNTALLLGCCVERGLYLVFRFSENGNLYSALHEKENGSLDWPIRYKIAVGVARGLHYLHKRCNHRIIHRDIKSSNVLLGPDFEPQITDFGLAKWLPNKWTHHAVIPVEGTFGYLAPESLMQGTVDEKTDIYAFGILLLEIISGRRPVNPSHNHILLWAKPALETGNTRELVDPKLQEKYDDQQMNRLVLTASHCVQQSPILRPTMTQVLELLTNGNEAEVAKSWRMPKDMTNGDENNNEWDDYSMLLGYDVPLDSSI